TTCTTCCCCAGGTGCACTGACAGGTAccgggtgtgtttgtgtgtatctcCGCAGGCGTTTTGGGACGAAGTGTGCATCGTGTCAGCAGGGCATCCCGCCTTCTCAGGTGGTGCGTAAAGCGCAGGACTTTGTTTATCACCTGCACTGTTTTTCGTGCGTGATGTGCAGCAGACAGCTAGCCACCGGAGACGAGTTTTACCTGATGGAGGACGGCCGACTCGTCTGCAAGGTCGACTACGAAACCGCAAAACAGAACGGTGAGGATGGAGTGACTTACAATAACAATACACACATCGACCGCTTCCAGTGAGAGTTCATATAAGAAGACTGAACTCTGATGTGTCTTCCATAAATTatagaaaataatttatttaaagatgaCACTGTATTTATATGACATTCTGGGACCTTCATAGAGTCACGTGAGTGATGTTAACCAATGAAACGCTTTCTCTGATGTCAGGAGGGAGGAGCTTCATTTTCACATCTTCACATTCGTCTTGTATTTACAGTAGAAATGAAATCATGGCATGTATCACAGGGGGTCCAGACAtccgctctgtgtgtgtgtgtgtgtgtgtgtgtgtgtttatggagaTTTCCGCAGAGCGCTGATTGATTATGTTAAGTGAAGCAATGGGGTTTTATGGCAGTGCCTCAATAACCTCCAGCAGCCTGCCACTGTGAGGAGATTTACATCTCCCTGAGCTCTCagagggaacacacacacacacacacacacacacacttgacaccacacatttcatttatttaaatctggGGAATCAGGTGGAGATTGAGGCTTCACTTAAAGCGGCACTGAGGTTAGAACAGAAGGAATCAGAACAGAGAGATATTTTAATTCAAACAATAATTAGTTGTTTTTATATTGGACTGGCTGAAATAAATCAGATTCGAATTCTACATTTAGCTGAttgacattttgattttgtttcAGATTCTAATTCCGCTTGTGTTTCATTTTGACTTTGATTCTGTATTTGATTCCAGTTAATTATGTTGCTCATTTTGATTCTGATTCAGATTTAAAGTCTCACtttgattttattctttaaCTCTGTGGACTATTTTCAAATGTAGAATCAGTAATATTCAATAAAATGtgattatgtatatatttttaaaacattttctaaataaGATCTTATAGATACAGtgactaaagtgtgtgtgtgtgtgtgtgtgtgtgtgtgtgtgtgtgtgtgtgtcgtagaTGACTCAGAGTCGGGAGCGAAGCGGCCTCGCACCACCATCACGGCCAAACAGTTGGAGACACTGAAGAGTGCGTATAAAAACTCTCCTAAACCGGCGCGGCACGTCAGAGAGCAGCTGTCCTCCGAGACCGGCCTCGACATGCGCGTAGTACAGGTACTGCCTTCACTCTATCACTCCTGCCTTCACTCCTTCACTCCTGCCTTCACTCTATCATTCCTGCCTTCACTCTATCATTCCTGCCTTCACTCTATCACTCCTGCCTTCACTCCTTCACTCTATCACTCCTGCCTTCACTCTATCACTCCTGCCTTCACTCCTTCACTCCTGCCTTCACTCTATCACTCCTGCCTTCACTCTATCACTCCTGCCTTCACTCCTTCACTCCTGCCTTCACTCTATCACTCCTGCCTTCACTCCTTCACTCTATCACTTGCACCTTTACTCTATCAATCGCACCTTCACTCCTTTACTCTTTTAGTCCTGCCTTCACATCTTCACTCTTTCACTCCTTCCTTCACTCTATCACTCATGCCTTCACTCCTTCACTATATTACTCCTGTCTTTACTCCTTCACTCAATCACTCCTTCCTTCACTCTATCACTCGCACCTTCACTTCTTCACTCTATCACTCACGCCTTTACTCTATCACTCCTGCCTTCACTCCTTCACTCAATCACTCCTTTCTTCAATCTATCACTCGCACCTTCACTCCTTCACTCTATCACAGCTGCCTTCACTCCTTCACTCTATCACTCATGCCTTCACTCCTTCACTCTATCACAGCTGCCTTCACTCCTTCACTCTATCACTCCTTCCTTCACTCTATCACTCGCACCTTCACTCCTTCACTCTATCACTCATGCCTTTACTCTATCACTCCTGCCTTCACTCCTTCACTCAATCGCTCCTTTCTTCAATCTATCACTCGCACCTTCACTCCTTCACTCTATCACAGCTGCCTTCACTCTTTCACTCTATCACAGCTGCCTTCACTCCTTCACTCTATCACTCGCACCTTCACTCCTTCACTTTATCACAGCTGCCTTCACTCCTTTACTCTATCACTCCTTCCTTCACTCTATCACTTGCACCTTCACTCTTTTACTCTATCACTTACGCCTTCACTCCTTCACTCTATCACTCCTGCCTTCACTCCTTCACTTAATCACTCCTTTCTTCAATCTATCACTCGCACCTTCACTCCTTCACTCTATCACAGCTGCCTTCACTCCTTCACTCTATCACTCATGCCTTCACTCCTTCACTCTATCACAGCTGCCTTCACTCCTTCACTCTATCACTCCTTCCTTCACTCTATCACTTGCACCTTCACTCTTTTACTCTATCACTTACGCCTTCACTCCTTCACTCTATCACTCCTTCCTTCACTCTATCACTCGCACCTTCACTCCTTTACTCCTTTACTCTTTTAGTCCTGCCTTCACCCCTTCACTCATGTCTTCATCCCCTTATTTATAAACTTTGCTTattttcactcatctctttcaaatcttttattcttttcctttatttctccccCTCGAATAAGAATGTTTAATCTGCTTATTCACTATTTATatgttccttttatttatttttggactttttttagtttttagttgtttttcctttctttcacaCATACACCTGGACAGTCTCCTGCTACCacttacatctctctctctctctttctttctctctcaggtcTGGTTCCAGAACAGACGAGCGAAGGAGAAGCGGTTGAAGAAGGACGCAGGACGCCATCGATGGGGTCAATTTTATAAAAGTGTTAAGCGGAACAGAGGAGCAGCGAAGGTGGAGAAGGAGAGTTCAGCTGAGGACGGAGGGATCAGTGACAGCGAGCTCAGCTTCAGGGGTACAGAGACACCTTCACCCTCACACCTTTCAGCTGACTCGTTTATCATCATTTCAGTTTactctaaaaaaacattttctgtcacgAAGCAGCAGTGTGTAAAACCTCTGGATTAttatttcacaaaaataaagataaattatttattatttacttttatttcagGATTTTTAGATAATCAGTAAAGATTTTATTTGCacacaaaaatgaagaaaaataagtTATTCCCTTTTTTGCTGgggaataaatgtaaatatgggCAATCTGCTTAATTAGAATAACTAATCATCTCCCATCTCCTGTGGTTAATAAATTTCCCACTCTCTTACTTGCCTGATCGTTTTTCTCTCTTACTTGAAGTTAACATAATATAAAGCTGGTCCTCATGTAAGATAGAAGTTACCAAGAAACATAAACTAAAGATAACTGGGAAAACGtgacaaagcactgacactggagactccttccacagcagctctgacaatagTGCAAGTTTACATCAATCCCCTTGgttgctatagtaacagctGATTTACAGGGACTCGTTCAGTGAAAGCTCCACTTTAAAGaatcaaaaatgtgtgtatgtgtgtaacaaacaaacaaacaaacaaacaaacaaacatataaacacacCACTGCAGGAACGCATGCAGGAACAGACTACTGCAACTTGATGTTTGCAAGTCGGTTTTGGAAAACCTATAAAAGTTTCTGAGACGACAAAAAGGAAAGCAAAGCACAAGATCAATTAGAtggaaagtgtgtgtttgagtgtgtgagagagaaaaattattattattagattttctaaaagtttctaaaatatgcatataaaaatcatgtgtaTGTAGACGTCCTTTTATGTCGTAACTTctgaattaatatatatatatatatttatatttttacagtagtgtcaaatttattaactttttaataaaatatatttaaaagtatttgtAAACTTTGTCTGTAATGTATAAACTTGCTTAggactgatgatgtcatttcctgtctcataatatatttataatgctCATTTGAATTGTGTGACGATGTCATTTCCTGTCTCTAAATCCTTCGATTGCAATTGTCATTCAAATTATATGCGCTAatgtcacttcctgtttccCTCAGATGATCAGATCCTGTCAGAGCTGGGTCACACTAACGGCCTGTACGAGAGCGTCGGGGACGTTTCCAGCAGCAACGTGATGAACAGCGGGTTCTCGCTAGAGGCGACGAGTCCTTATTCGCCCTCGTCCATCAGCTCGCTGCCGGGACACGCCCACCTACTTGGAGGAGTGGCCTTTAGCATGGAGGGACTGGCAGGAGCGGCAGGTCAGCCGCTCAGAGccgtgacctctgacctctctACAGGCAGCAGCACTGGATACCCAGACTTCCCCACA
This region of Clarias gariepinus isolate MV-2021 ecotype Netherlands chromosome 9, CGAR_prim_01v2, whole genome shotgun sequence genomic DNA includes:
- the lhx4 gene encoding LIM/homeobox protein Lhx4 — protein: MCVGVGVCVFLSERMKMMQSAAVVPSASAVKPDMLVPLQQVPECAGCNQRILDKFVCKVQDLHWHSTCLRCAECDELLSDRCYCRGGHVYCREHFYTRFGTKCASCQQGIPPSQVVRKAQDFVYHLHCFSCVMCSRQLATGDEFYLMEDGRLVCKVDYETAKQNDDSESGAKRPRTTITAKQLETLKSAYKNSPKPARHVREQLSSETGLDMRVVQVWFQNRRAKEKRLKKDAGRHRWGQFYKSVKRNRGAAKVEKESSAEDGGISDSELSFRDDQILSELGHTNGLYESVGDVSSSNVMNSGFSLEATSPYSPSSISSLPGHAHLLGGVAFSMEGLAGAAGQPLRAVTSDLSTGSSTGYPDFPTSPASWLDEMDHTQF